The Campylobacter concisus DNA window GCACCTTTAATTGGCAATGCAACAGAAGTAGCATACTTAGATGATAACAACTATGGCTATGTAAGCTTGGACGAAATCGCGGTCTTCAAAGATGGTAAAAAAGCCAATATAACATTCAATGCACTTCCAAAAGATAAAAGCTATGCCCAAAAAGAGGGATATACATTTTTCATGGAGAAAGAAATTTACGAGCAAGGTGCGGTCGTATCTGAAACCATCATGGGCAGGGTTAAAAATCACAAAGTCACCCTTGAAAATTTAGACGATGAATACCTAAAAAGTATCGATGATGTCGTGCTTTGTGCGTGTGGGACTAGCTACCATGCTGCGCTTGTTGCAAGCTATCTTTTTGAAAGGCTTGCTAAAGTTAGAACAAAGGTCGAAGTGGCAAGCGAATTTAGATATAGAAAGCCTTATCTAAACAAAAACTCGCTCTTCATCGTCATCTCACAAAGTGGCGAGACAGCCGATACTCTTGAGGCACTTAGGATAGCAAAAGAGGCTGGGCTTAGAACGCTTGCGATTTGCAACGTCGATAACTCATCTATTGTTAGACTAGCTGATAATACACTTCTAACTCGTGCTGGCATCGAAAAAGGTGTGGCAAGTACAAAGGCCTTTGCAACGCAGATCATCGTACTTTGGATGCTTGTGCTTCAAATGGCAGCAGCAAAAGAGTCTATCAGCAAAAAAGAGCTTGATCACGAGATCAAAACGCTTCTTCACATCCCACAAATTTTAAATATCAATAACTCTCTTCAAGAGAAGCTTCACCGCCTAAGCAAGCATTATTTACACGGTCATGGCTTCTTTTTTATCGGTAGAGATATTTTCTATCCACTAGCATTAGAAGGTGCGTTAAAACTTAAAGAAATTTCATATCTTCATGCCGAGGGCTATCCATCAGGCGAAATGAAACACGGCCCTATCGCACTTGCAGATGAGAAGCTATTTACGATCGCTTTAATGCCTCAAAATTTGTTATACGAAAAGACAAAGAGCAATGTCGAAGAGCTTGCCGCAAGAGATGCGTACATCCTAGCGATAAGCCCACTTGAGTTTGAACTAAGCGATGACTACGTAAAAACAAGCGTTCAAGATCACTATATGAGCGAATTTTTCGAGATGATGCTAGTGCTTCAGCTACTTGCACTTGAAATTTCTGTTAGACTTGGCAACAACGTCGATATGCCAAGAAATCTTGCAAAAAGCGTAACTGTCGAATAACTCGTGTGGCTGGCATCTTGCTGGCTACTTAAATTTTTATAAAAGTAGTTTTGCATTATGCTACTAAACATAAATCTTATATTAATATTTTTATAATATTTGCTTATATATAATGTTAAAAAACCAACTTAAATATTAAGGATAAAAATGAAGTTAAGTTCATCTTTACTAAGCGTAGGCCTTGGAGTTTTACTTTTAAGCGGTTGTGCAACTGGCAATAGCAACGGTGTAACTGGCAGTGCTGCTGGAAGCAATAACAATAATGCTAACACAAAAATAGAAAAATGCAGTAGCACTCTTGGAACACTTGCGTTTTATGAAGACCAAAATTCTGATTGGTATTCATATTTAACACACAACTACAAGCTCACATCAACTATTCCGGTTTTGCGTCTTCTTGCGCAACAAACTGGTTGTTTTGTTATAGTTGAACGTGGCGCTATGATGGATAATATGATGCAAGAGCGTGCACTTGATAGATCAGGAGAACTACGTGGTGGTTCTGGCTTTGGTAAAGGTAAAATGGTAGCAGCTGATTATACTATTCGCCCTGAAATTTTCTTTAGCAACGAAGATACAGGCGGAGCAGGCGCTCTTGTTGAAGCACTTTTTGGTAGTGTAGCAGGTGCTATAGCTGGTGGTTTTTCAACAAAAGAGACGCAAACTACATTGGTTCTTATAGAGAATCGCTCAGGTGTTCAATTAGCAGCAGCCATTGGCTCAGCTTCTAGCACTGATTTCTTTGGTATGGGCGGTGGCGCTGGTGCTTCTCTTGGCGCGGGACTTGGCGTATATTCAAGAACACCTGAGGGAAAAACACTTGTAAATGCTTTTCTTGATTCAATGAATCAATTAGTTATTGCTCTAAAAGACTACAAAGCACAAAATGTAAAAGGCGGTCTTGGTAAAGGCGGAAGTTTAAAAGTAGGAGATTAATATGAAATTTATAGCCATTTTATTTTGTTCATTAACTTTTTTGTTTGCTATGAGCTATGAAAAAAAAGTTGAAGCTAGACTTTGCAATCTTATAAATCAAAGAGAAATGGCTAAATTTTATGGCGACATAAGAAGTATTGATAGCTTTGATAAAAAAATAGAAAGCTATAAATTTCGTAATGGAATGGAAAAATTCGATGAGGATAGCTGCCGTACAAATGGCTACTATCCTGTTAATCCAAACTATGCGCCATATCCTCCTGAGTACCGTCCATACTATCAAAATAGATATGATAGATTTCAGCGTGGTTACCGCGGAGACTACTATAACGATGACGACTATGATGATGGCTTCGATCGTGGTTATAGGCGTGGTTACAAGGATGCTAGAAGAGATTATAGGTTAGGTAGATAACTTATCTAGCCTTAACCTTGGCTTAATTCTAATAAAAACGATTTTTACAAATAACAAATCAAAAGCAATATATATATCAAATTTTGCTGCTATAAATAAGTTCCATACATTGAGCAAAAAATATAAAATACTACTCTTACTTTTAGAAAAATAATATAAAACTAGTTGACATGATAGTATCCTAATTGCACAAAATTTTCTTTCTATAAAGAAACAATAGATATCCTTACAAATAAGCTAGAGCAAGATCACGAAAATTTAAAACAAGTGAGATCTGCAAAAACGATCTTTTAAAGGCGCAAATCAGTGCTCTAGAAGATTAGAACATCTACTCATCGAGAAAGGCTCAATGGTATAAGTATTCACTCACTTATAAAAAAGATGTTAGACAAAAATTTTGACTGGTGGGCTGGCACTCATGCAACTAGACATAGCGACAACATAGTCTCGCTAATGCTTGAAGCAAATTTAAACAAAGCCCCTATGAACTTCGAGTGGCTACATGGCTGGTACAATGCCTTGTTTGAATATATCCAAAGCAAAACTTATAAGATAAAAAGAGCTAAATTTAGAGATGATGAGATGAGCGTCGTCTCAGGTCCTTCAAAAAATGTGCAAATTCACTACGAAGCCTTGCCAGTAGAGCGCATAGAGGATGAGATGAGAAAAATTTTAAATTTTATCAATAAAAGCCCTGAAAACGCCTATGTAAAAAGCGCCTTAGCGTACCTTTGGTTTGTGATCATCCATCCTTATGACGACGGCAACGGATGCATGGCAAGGGGTTTTGGCACACTACTTACTGCTTGGCTGGTGATGGTATCAAGCCATTTTCTATCTCTAGCATTATTTAAGCAAATAGAAAAAATTATTATGAAATTTTAGAGCAGATAACAAAGCTTGGAAATAATTTAAATTTTGATTTCACAGAGTGGATAATGTAGCACACCTACAAGCGGTAAATAGCGCTATAAACAAGCTATAAGCTTACTAAAAATATAAAATTTCGATCGTAATTTAAGAGTCAAAGCCATTAAAATTTATCTTTACCTAGTATCGTTGCCAGCTGTTCTTTGATTCTATCATCAAATTCACTAACACTTATGACACCCCTGCTTTCGCACATCTTAGCATCATTAACATCACAGTAGTCACTAAGTGCGTTTTTGTATCCGCCCCTTATGCAAGCCTCTCTGTCTTCTAAAAATCCAGCCCCACCAAGGATAAGCACGCCAAGGTCAAAACCTATCTTAAATTTCGCACTCGCTGAGCTTTTAACCCAGCTTAAAAATATCTCATCGTATCTTAATCCAAGTGCTCCAACGCCATCTGGCACGACTAAGATATCCACGCCATAAAGGCTCTCAGCATAAATTTCTGGATGAAGCCTGACGCCAAATTCATCGACAACCTCAGGCTTTAGTGCGTAAGTCTTGATATTAAAATCCTCAAATTTATGTAAAAAATCATAAATTTTGGCAAAGCTTAGTAGATTTAGCTTGTCAAACATCAAAATACCAACTTTCATGCTAGCTCCTTTTAATGAAGTGCCTCATTTAGCTTGATCGCCCTTTTGCTCGCACTTGCAGTGATCTGACCTGTTTGGCTATTTTGTCTAAAATGAAGTCCGTTTAGCCCGCCAAGCTCAAGCGCTTTGTAAATTTCAGCTTCAAATTTAAACTCTGGATTTAGTTTAGCTAGCTTTTCGCGCTCGCTAGCTGATATATAGACCTTTGTGCCCTCAAGCACCGCTATGCCAGCATCCACGATGCAGTTATCACCAAGAGGTACGCCTGTGACTGAATTTGCGCCAAGCAAGCAGTGTTTGCCGATACTTACAGGGTTGCCGTTTGTGCCACTTAGCACGCCAAGTATACTTGCCCCTCCGCCTACGTCACTGCCCTCGCCAACTACGACAGAGCTGCTGACTCTGCCTTCAACCATCACGCCACCAGTTGTACCTGCGTTAAAGTTGATATAGGCAGCACCTGGCATAACGACTGTGCCAGGATACACGGCAGCACCCATGCGAACCTTAGCTGAGTCTAAAATTCTCGTATTATCCGCTGGAATGATGTGGCTTAAAAATCTTGGGAATTTATCGACGCTAACGATCGCTGGATATTCGCCAAACATCTTTAGAGAAATTTCATTTTCTCTTAGCCATTCAAGCTCAATTGGCGTATTTTGGCTAGTCCATGCAACATTTGGCAACACACCAAAAGCTCCATCAAGTACGATCGTTCTAGGTGCGACTTTGCCAAGCGATATCAAGTAAAGCTTAAGATATACGGCCTCCACGCTAAGTGGTTTTGCATCATCAAACAAAAACACAAGCTTAAATTTATTCTCATTTAGTTCAAGATCGTCATCAAATGCCATTTTTACGGCATGTAAATTTTGTACATTTTTATGAGAGCTTATCTCTTTTTCAAAGACGCTAAAGAGCTTACTAGCCTTTTTTACCACTTTTGGCGTAAGATCAGCTATAAATTCAGAGCCGTTAAAATCAACCTTAACGTCACATTTTTGTAAAGCATAGATATAAGCAGCTGCGCTTAAAAAGCTCTCTTTGTAATTTACAACAGCAAAAGTCGCTTGCAAAATTTTATCTGTATTTTTTTGTCCGCGATCGATCCTAGCGATACCAAAAGCAAGCGGATCTTTGTAGCCATCTTTTTTTCTAAATTCTTCAAAAAATTCCTTAAATTCATTTGCATCTTTAAACTCTTTAGACATCTATTCTCCTTTAAATTTTTTCTTAGTCTAGCCAAAAATGGCTAAAAATTTTATGATTTTAAGTCCATTAAAATTTTTAAATATTTTTATATTTTTAATAATGATTAATCTTATCATACAGTAAATTGCAATAAGATTTTGCAAATTTAAAGAAGGAGTTTAAATGTCAAATTTAGTAACAAAACCTAGATTTGCTCTGGCTACATTGATCGGCCTTGTCGCTGGCATTGTCTCAGCTTTTGTCAAATGGGGAGCAGAATTTCCACTTCCTCCAAGAAGTCCGATGGATATGTTTAACGCTGCTTGCGGACCAGAGAGTACCATTAGGGCAGCCGATGCGATCGATTGCTCTAGAAATTTCTTAAATCCGCCTTATGTATTTTTAAGGGATTATTTGGGCGTAGCCGATCCAAATGCCGCCATTTACGAGTTTGCAGGGCATGCGTTTAACTACGTAATGATGACGCATATATTATTTTCGATCGTTTTCGCGGTTGCTTATTGTGTTTTGGCTGAGAAATTTCCAAAGATTACAATATGGCAAGGCTTACTAGTTGGCATTATCGTAAATATCGCTGTTCACGTGATCACATTGCCTATTTTAGGGCTTACTCCACCACTTTGGACACTCCCTTGGTACGAGCATGTATCTGAATTTGTCGGCCACATGATATGGTTTTGGTCGATAGAGATCATCCGCCACGACCTAAGAGCCAGGATCACAAAAGAAAAAGATCCAAGTGATTATTGCTGCTGCAACGCATAAATGCAAATTTTTACTGTTTTGGGCTAAAAACCTAAAACAGCAACCAAATTTATCTCACCGTTTAAAAGCAAAATTTATCCGCGATTAGCACTCCTGGCTAAGCTCTAAATTTTCTAAACGAAGTGGCTTTTCACCTTCAAAAATCACCCCAATACCAAAAGGTTCACAAATATCAAGCACACCATCGGCAAATCTCATCAGCCACTGCTTATCACGCGCATAAAAGGTGCACTGTGGGGACTCAAACGGCAGATCGCAAACTGGCACATCAAGCGCTCTAAGCTCGTCCTTGCTCAAAAGGCATTTTTGCTTAAGCTCATCTTGTAAAAATGTAAGTGCATCTTTTATGTGCCGGTCGATATCCTGAGCGATACGCTGCGCAAGCAAAATCGTCTCATCATCCACATCTGCCCCATTTGCCGAGATAAGACAAAAGAGCACTTGGCCAAAAATTTCGCTTTTTAGCTCTGTCTCCGCGTACCAAATAAAACCTTCATCCGTTGCTACTTTTTCAAGCTCGCCAAATTTCAAAG harbors:
- the glmS gene encoding glutamine--fructose-6-phosphate transaminase (isomerizing); the protein is MCGIVGYIGDKEKKEVILSGLKELEYRGYDSAGMAVMSDGKIDFFKAVGKLENLALKTKDFTSEGFGVAIGHTRWATHGKPTEINAHPHLGEHSFVVHNGIIENYKELKDELEAKGVKFVSQTDTEVIVHLFEEILKEKKDPFKAYEATIAKLRGAYATLLITKTAPNKIFFAKDAAPMAIGKSDKKELYFASSDAPLIGNATEVAYLDDNNYGYVSLDEIAVFKDGKKANITFNALPKDKSYAQKEGYTFFMEKEIYEQGAVVSETIMGRVKNHKVTLENLDDEYLKSIDDVVLCACGTSYHAALVASYLFERLAKVRTKVEVASEFRYRKPYLNKNSLFIVISQSGETADTLEALRIAKEAGLRTLAICNVDNSSIVRLADNTLLTRAGIEKGVASTKAFATQIIVLWMLVLQMAAAKESISKKELDHEIKTLLHIPQILNINNSLQEKLHRLSKHYLHGHGFFFIGRDIFYPLALEGALKLKEISYLHAEGYPSGEMKHGPIALADEKLFTIALMPQNLLYEKTKSNVEELAARDAYILAISPLEFELSDDYVKTSVQDHYMSEFFEMMLVLQLLALEISVRLGNNVDMPRNLAKSVTVE
- a CDS encoding peptidoglycan-binding protein — protein: MKLSSSLLSVGLGVLLLSGCATGNSNGVTGSAAGSNNNNANTKIEKCSSTLGTLAFYEDQNSDWYSYLTHNYKLTSTIPVLRLLAQQTGCFVIVERGAMMDNMMQERALDRSGELRGGSGFGKGKMVAADYTIRPEIFFSNEDTGGAGALVEALFGSVAGAIAGGFSTKETQTTLVLIENRSGVQLAAAIGSASSTDFFGMGGGAGASLGAGLGVYSRTPEGKTLVNAFLDSMNQLVIALKDYKAQNVKGGLGKGGSLKVGD
- a CDS encoding gamma-glutamyl phosphate reductase, yielding MKFIAILFCSLTFLFAMSYEKKVEARLCNLINQREMAKFYGDIRSIDSFDKKIESYKFRNGMEKFDEDSCRTNGYYPVNPNYAPYPPEYRPYYQNRYDRFQRGYRGDYYNDDDYDDGFDRGYRRGYKDARRDYRLGR
- a CDS encoding Fic family protein, whose translation is MLDKNFDWWAGTHATRHSDNIVSLMLEANLNKAPMNFEWLHGWYNALFEYIQSKTYKIKRAKFRDDEMSVVSGPSKNVQIHYEALPVERIEDEMRKILNFINKSPENAYVKSALAYLWFVIIHPYDDGNGCMARGFGTLLTAWLVMVSSHFLSLALFKQIEKIIMKF
- a CDS encoding 2,3,4,5-tetrahydropyridine-2,6-carboxylate N-succinyltransferase, with product MSKEFKDANEFKEFFEEFRKKDGYKDPLAFGIARIDRGQKNTDKILQATFAVVNYKESFLSAAAYIYALQKCDVKVDFNGSEFIADLTPKVVKKASKLFSVFEKEISSHKNVQNLHAVKMAFDDDLELNENKFKLVFLFDDAKPLSVEAVYLKLYLISLGKVAPRTIVLDGAFGVLPNVAWTSQNTPIELEWLRENEISLKMFGEYPAIVSVDKFPRFLSHIIPADNTRILDSAKVRMGAAVYPGTVVMPGAAYINFNAGTTGGVMVEGRVSSSVVVGEGSDVGGGASILGVLSGTNGNPVSIGKHCLLGANSVTGVPLGDNCIVDAGIAVLEGTKVYISASEREKLAKLNPEFKFEAEIYKALELGGLNGLHFRQNSQTGQITASASKRAIKLNEALH
- a CDS encoding YagU family protein, with the protein product MSNLVTKPRFALATLIGLVAGIVSAFVKWGAEFPLPPRSPMDMFNAACGPESTIRAADAIDCSRNFLNPPYVFLRDYLGVADPNAAIYEFAGHAFNYVMMTHILFSIVFAVAYCVLAEKFPKITIWQGLLVGIIVNIAVHVITLPILGLTPPLWTLPWYEHVSEFVGHMIWFWSIEIIRHDLRARITKEKDPSDYCCCNA